In Akkermansia muciniphila, one DNA window encodes the following:
- a CDS encoding YggS family pyridoxal phosphate-dependent enzyme, with the protein MSIQQNLEHILSRIRAAELRAGRPAGSVRLVAVSKTFPAEDVKACHDAGQRIFGENKVQEGLGKIPSLPPDTEWHLIGPLQRNKVRKALEYFTLIHAVDSLRLARFIDTVAQETGKRPRILLEVNVGDEDSKFGFSPETLEREWPELSALNHLEIAGLMCIPPPVENPEEARPYFRRLRDLKEALSGRGGAALTELSMGMSHDFETAIEEGATLVRVGTAIFGGRSYAPAS; encoded by the coding sequence ATGAGCATTCAACAAAATCTGGAACATATTCTCTCCCGCATACGCGCAGCGGAACTCCGCGCCGGACGCCCGGCAGGTTCCGTCCGCCTCGTCGCCGTCAGTAAAACTTTTCCCGCAGAGGATGTGAAAGCATGCCATGATGCGGGCCAGCGCATTTTCGGCGAAAACAAGGTCCAGGAGGGACTGGGAAAAATCCCCTCCCTTCCTCCGGATACGGAATGGCATCTCATTGGCCCCCTCCAGCGCAACAAGGTGCGCAAGGCCCTGGAATATTTCACGCTGATCCATGCCGTGGACTCCCTGCGCCTGGCCCGGTTCATAGATACCGTGGCCCAGGAAACGGGAAAACGGCCCCGCATTTTACTGGAAGTGAATGTCGGGGATGAAGACAGCAAATTCGGATTCTCCCCGGAAACCCTGGAAAGGGAATGGCCGGAGCTGTCCGCTCTGAATCACCTTGAAATCGCCGGTCTTATGTGCATTCCTCCCCCGGTGGAAAATCCGGAGGAGGCGCGGCCCTATTTCCGCCGTCTCCGGGATCTGAAGGAAGCGCTGTCCGGCAGAGGGGGAGCCGCACTGACGGAACTGTCCATGGGCATGAGCCATGACTTTGAAACGGCAATCGAGGAAGGAGCCACGCTCGTCCGCGTAGGGACGGCCATTTTCGGCGGCCGCTCATACGCTCCCGCTTCGTGA
- a CDS encoding YqgE/AlgH family protein yields MMEHEDISNENLAGHLLIAAPYLDGAGFHHSVIFLSRAEKEFVIGHILNHPAGMNVGDVARHTEIPESLYTVPIFKGGPVERNQLIFAAFIRTEDKLRVQFHLQEEQALEYLEDPRAILRAYVGHSGWTPPQLRRELNDRAWYVSPMVPDICLETDSSKVWAMAMRRLSPLHHIMSHAPAQPSLN; encoded by the coding sequence ATGATGGAACATGAAGATATCAGCAATGAAAACCTGGCGGGACACCTTCTGATTGCCGCACCCTACCTGGATGGCGCCGGATTCCATCATTCCGTCATCTTCCTGAGCAGGGCGGAGAAGGAATTTGTCATCGGCCATATTTTGAATCATCCGGCCGGCATGAATGTGGGGGACGTAGCCCGCCATACGGAAATCCCGGAATCCCTTTACACTGTGCCTATCTTCAAGGGAGGGCCCGTAGAACGCAACCAGCTCATCTTCGCCGCTTTCATCCGCACGGAGGATAAACTGCGCGTCCAGTTTCATCTGCAAGAGGAACAGGCCCTGGAATACCTGGAAGATCCCCGCGCCATCCTGCGCGCCTACGTAGGCCATAGCGGGTGGACGCCGCCCCAGCTGCGCCGGGAACTGAATGACCGCGCCTGGTATGTTTCCCCCATGGTGCCGGACATCTGTCTGGAAACGGATTCTTCCAAGGTCTGGGCCATGGCCATGCGGCGGCTTTCGCCCCTGCACCATATCATGAGCCACGCGCCCGCGCAGCCATCCCTGAACTGA
- a CDS encoding L,D-transpeptidase — MPAPLSQAARLIQLAGAAFAVFGVLASCSRPDYEPTAIVKDGAVVSVRDQKMAVMRHGRVVKTYPVSTSKFGLGDKKGSCRTPLGAHRIASKIGSGQPKGMVFKSRKPTGECVAPNSPGRDPIVTRIMWLEGLEPRNRNAHSRLIYIHGTAEERTIGTPASYGCVRMKSNDVYEAFNLLRTGDPVVIERCSIDASLKALAQAEKMQDSSLLVMASAPDRMENANTASVISHRRRASRPPAVALSRRQTASAGRKSVSSRRAASRKTTGNSRVAVRSARGTRYTLG; from the coding sequence ATGCCTGCGCCTCTCTCGCAAGCAGCACGCCTGATTCAACTCGCCGGCGCAGCTTTCGCTGTGTTCGGAGTGCTGGCATCCTGTTCCCGTCCGGATTATGAGCCCACCGCCATCGTGAAAGACGGCGCGGTCGTCAGCGTCAGGGACCAGAAAATGGCCGTCATGCGTCATGGCCGGGTAGTGAAAACCTACCCTGTCAGCACTTCCAAATTCGGCCTGGGAGACAAAAAGGGAAGCTGCCGCACTCCGCTGGGCGCCCATCGCATCGCTTCCAAAATCGGCAGCGGGCAGCCCAAGGGCATGGTGTTTAAAAGCCGCAAGCCCACCGGGGAATGCGTCGCGCCCAATTCTCCGGGCCGGGACCCCATCGTCACGCGCATCATGTGGCTGGAAGGTCTGGAACCCCGTAACCGGAACGCTCACTCGCGCCTGATTTATATTCACGGTACGGCGGAGGAACGCACCATCGGCACTCCCGCCTCCTACGGCTGCGTCCGGATGAAGAGCAATGACGTGTATGAAGCCTTCAACCTGCTCCGGACCGGAGACCCGGTCGTGATTGAACGCTGTTCCATTGACGCCTCCCTGAAAGCTCTGGCCCAGGCGGAAAAAATGCAGGATTCTTCCCTGCTGGTCATGGCTTCCGCTCCAGACCGCATGGAGAACGCCAATACGGCCTCCGTCATTTCCCACCGCCGCAGGGCTTCCCGTCCCCCCGCCGTCGCCCTTTCCCGCAGGCAGACGGCATCAGCCGGAAGGAAATCCGTTTCCTCCAGGAGGGCGGCCTCCCGCAAGACGACCGGAAATTCCAGGGTTGCCGTCCGTTCCGCCAGGGGGACCCGCTATACACTCGGGTAA
- a CDS encoding cellulose synthase family protein — MSLNYNFIWLLCYLLVLVGLAGYGFHRLSIVYLYWKNRNNKPQPKARFQELPVVTVQLPMFNEKFVVDRLLESVAALDYPQDRLEIQILDDSTDDTTEQCCRKVEELKSRGFDAVCIHRTDRTGFKAGALEAATKTAKGEFLLILDADFVPEPDLLQKTIHFFTDENVGLVQTRWGHINREYNLLTRIQGMYLDGHFAMEQTARNRSGRFFTFNGTAGIWRKCVIGDAGGWSHDTLTEDMDLSYRVQLKGWRFIYLNDVVTPAELPVDMDGFKSQQHRWTKGSIQVCQKILLDIWRSNAPLKAKVEATTHLTCNYSYLLLALLCFLVYPICTQRIPENETVFMWFVNVALFFMTSVAVCIFYMSAQIVVRPKSWWKELPYLPLLLTLSVGMAVNNAKAVLEAIFGHQSAFVRTPKYGVDRKEDRRHVSQLKRNGYRAIKSVVIPVLEIACGTFFLNLIIIMIRQGHYLSPILMIPFLGFYYTGFCSLGRMISNLLPAKQTAKAKN, encoded by the coding sequence ATGTCTTTAAATTACAATTTTATCTGGCTTTTGTGTTATCTTCTGGTCCTCGTCGGCCTGGCGGGGTATGGCTTCCACCGCCTGAGCATCGTTTACCTGTACTGGAAAAACCGCAATAATAAGCCCCAGCCCAAAGCGCGCTTCCAGGAACTGCCCGTCGTGACGGTCCAGCTCCCCATGTTCAATGAGAAGTTCGTCGTGGACCGCCTCCTGGAATCCGTAGCCGCTCTGGATTATCCGCAGGACAGGCTGGAAATCCAGATTCTGGACGATTCCACAGACGACACCACGGAACAATGCTGCCGCAAGGTGGAGGAATTAAAGTCCCGCGGCTTTGACGCCGTCTGCATCCACCGCACGGACCGCACCGGCTTCAAGGCAGGCGCGCTGGAAGCGGCCACCAAAACAGCGAAGGGGGAATTCCTGCTGATTCTGGACGCAGACTTCGTTCCGGAACCGGATCTCCTGCAAAAAACCATCCATTTCTTCACGGATGAAAACGTGGGCCTCGTTCAAACCCGCTGGGGCCACATCAACCGTGAATACAATCTCCTCACCCGCATCCAGGGGATGTACCTGGACGGCCATTTTGCCATGGAACAGACGGCCCGCAACCGTTCCGGCCGATTCTTCACCTTCAACGGCACTGCGGGCATATGGCGCAAATGCGTAATCGGCGACGCGGGCGGCTGGTCCCATGACACCCTGACGGAAGACATGGACCTTTCCTACCGTGTCCAGCTCAAGGGCTGGCGCTTCATCTACCTGAACGACGTCGTTACCCCGGCGGAACTTCCCGTGGACATGGACGGGTTCAAGTCCCAGCAGCACCGGTGGACCAAGGGTTCCATTCAGGTCTGCCAGAAAATCCTGCTGGACATCTGGCGCTCCAATGCTCCCCTTAAAGCCAAGGTAGAAGCCACCACCCACCTCACCTGCAATTATTCCTACCTGCTCCTGGCACTGCTCTGCTTCCTGGTGTACCCCATCTGCACGCAGCGCATTCCGGAAAATGAAACGGTCTTCATGTGGTTTGTGAATGTGGCCCTGTTCTTCATGACCAGCGTGGCCGTCTGCATCTTTTACATGAGCGCCCAAATCGTGGTGCGTCCCAAATCCTGGTGGAAGGAACTGCCGTACCTCCCCCTCCTTCTCACGCTGAGCGTGGGCATGGCGGTCAACAACGCCAAGGCTGTTCTGGAAGCCATCTTCGGCCATCAGTCCGCCTTCGTCCGCACGCCCAAATACGGCGTGGACCGGAAGGAAGACCGCCGGCACGTCTCCCAGCTCAAACGCAACGGATACCGGGCCATTAAATCCGTCGTCATCCCCGTTCTGGAAATCGCCTGCGGAACTTTCTTCCTGAACCTGATCATCATCATGATCCGCCAGGGCCATTACCTTTCCCCCATCCTGATGATTCCTTTCCTGGGTTTCTATTACACAGGATTCTGTTCCCTGGGCCGCATGATTTCCAACCTGCTGCCCGCCAAGCAAACTGCCAAAGCCAAGAACTGA
- a CDS encoding ApaG domain: MPHMVLPLLTSLEVRLTPRGLYLRDEKLKRMVRDDGRVPVPYNVSIFNTGDGAVRIIGKKWTVRSHGDGTQIIEGDELFGSRPLLCQGQIFAFNGLQMLRLPARIQLTLLVRDEAGILYHTDPVSLKW, translated from the coding sequence ATGCCGCATATGGTTCTTCCCCTTTTAACCAGTCTGGAAGTGCGTCTTACTCCGCGCGGCCTGTACCTGCGGGATGAAAAACTGAAACGGATGGTCCGGGATGATGGCCGCGTTCCCGTGCCTTACAACGTAAGCATCTTCAATACGGGGGACGGCGCCGTGCGTATCATCGGCAAAAAGTGGACCGTCCGTTCACATGGAGACGGAACGCAGATAATTGAAGGGGACGAACTGTTCGGTTCACGACCCCTGTTGTGCCAGGGGCAGATTTTTGCGTTCAACGGCCTTCAGATGCTGCGGCTGCCGGCGCGCATCCAGCTGACCCTTCTTGTCCGGGACGAGGCGGGAATCCTCTATCATACGGATCCCGTCAGCCTTAAATGGTGA
- a CDS encoding DEAD/DEAH box helicase — translation MSMALNPDRATLNFLNAFPEEIRLRGEKLQKDGAVTQIFGNHLYIQGRVEDAYGVHRVNLRLQGNRWFGACSTEDEDLAGAAMYAAMLERMYRGQDLPESPNELNDVPLLDILEEKLGRELDDKEADYVSKLEKRYRRFAIEQEIHDHDMVRLNPRWEIVSYDPLELWPVPPTNILEFWNYIAYAFNKKRLPYPEFMDSITDLEKVQRKIHEWERSREVGTWYDRIQSVNERPPQQPRGELFMRLVSTINEGHFEYRHSLKQDWIPVREKQDLEHLENLHERAAVRMDAQTEILLVSLSDYARAEDALTLDLDQEAACALMNKLFHQPALKGYLVNLDENYFKVVDEPLKWICQDDPIEPDCYALQLATSTGINVSHSVRQLPGQQELYQSDETVFPGPPRWLESTEVEPRYSIPKQVIDSLEGVEFLRKIGASLPPSMEDRVVDIDLRGTFDMKIVRGLTSAETEHVLCEVSARDASGYRTEKLGKDGWDVSHQEPMKNKVLLRFIREHLYPIPGLLEEMGFSYDPQVGAFKARVTRQFPEKFAEWAKQLPEELTVNMDDKLKTLLADPVAAAVRFEVVNQEIDWFDLRIVIDVEGVQLSKEQIRALVAARGGYVRMDDGGWMRLEIKLDNDQRDAVTRLGLDPFDLSGETHRMHAMQLADPKAAEVFDPKAWKRIKDRTAEIQIDVKPDVPSQLQATLRPYQVEGFHFLAYLATNGFGGILADDMGLGKTIQSITYVLWLREEFARKNKSKKKAVIPPVLIVCPKSVLDVWAGETEKFAPGVRVLVIRSKDQANLEDIKKNYDMVVVNYAQLRVCGETLNQIKWLTVILDEGQQIKNPDSKAAKAAREIVSYNRLVLSGTPIENRLLDMWSLMAFSMPGVLGSRSYFKKRFDKRKDPQSQNRLAARLKPFLLRRTKSQVAKDLPPRTEEEVYAKMEGIQSQLYKAELRRIQQALLGLDSDESVKKNSFAILQGLMRLRQICCHPGLVDPKYAKEDSAKMTALFYLLDQLREEGHKVLVFSQFVSMLEIIKNRLEAENRPLNYLTGQTKDRRGEIEKFQTTKDPSVFLLSLKAGGAGLNLTSASYVVLYDPWWNPAVESQAIDRTHRIGQKNKVIAYRLLTKDSVEEKIRILQHQKNQLVANVLGDEGFTSSLGIDDLNFILNHGDDEEG, via the coding sequence ATGAGCATGGCACTTAACCCGGACAGGGCTACTCTGAACTTTCTCAATGCCTTTCCGGAAGAAATCCGGCTGCGGGGAGAGAAACTTCAGAAAGATGGCGCAGTCACGCAAATTTTCGGCAATCATTTATATATTCAGGGCCGCGTGGAAGACGCATACGGCGTGCACCGCGTAAATCTGCGCCTTCAGGGCAACAGGTGGTTCGGAGCATGCTCCACGGAAGACGAGGACCTCGCCGGAGCGGCCATGTATGCCGCCATGCTGGAGCGCATGTACCGCGGCCAGGATCTTCCGGAGTCCCCGAACGAACTGAATGATGTTCCCCTTCTGGATATTCTGGAAGAGAAACTGGGCCGCGAACTGGACGACAAGGAAGCGGACTACGTCAGCAAACTGGAGAAGCGCTACCGCCGTTTCGCCATTGAACAGGAGATTCACGACCATGATATGGTGCGCCTGAATCCCCGATGGGAAATCGTCAGCTATGACCCGCTGGAGTTGTGGCCCGTGCCTCCCACGAACATCCTCGAATTCTGGAATTACATTGCTTACGCTTTCAACAAGAAACGCCTGCCCTATCCGGAATTCATGGACTCCATTACGGATCTGGAAAAGGTACAGCGCAAGATTCATGAGTGGGAGCGCTCCCGTGAAGTCGGCACCTGGTACGACCGCATCCAATCCGTGAATGAACGCCCCCCGCAGCAACCCCGCGGAGAACTGTTCATGAGGCTTGTTTCCACTATTAACGAGGGGCATTTCGAATACCGCCATTCCCTGAAGCAGGACTGGATTCCCGTCCGGGAAAAACAGGATCTGGAACATCTGGAAAATCTGCATGAACGGGCCGCCGTACGCATGGACGCCCAGACGGAAATCCTGCTCGTCTCCCTGTCCGACTACGCCCGTGCGGAAGACGCCCTGACGCTGGACCTGGACCAGGAAGCCGCATGCGCCCTGATGAACAAACTTTTCCACCAGCCCGCCCTGAAAGGCTACCTGGTGAACCTTGATGAAAACTATTTCAAAGTGGTGGACGAACCGCTCAAATGGATTTGCCAGGACGATCCCATTGAACCGGACTGCTACGCTCTTCAGCTCGCTACGTCCACCGGCATCAACGTCTCCCACTCCGTCCGGCAGCTTCCGGGCCAGCAGGAACTGTACCAGTCTGACGAAACCGTTTTCCCCGGCCCTCCCCGCTGGCTGGAAAGCACGGAAGTGGAACCCCGCTACTCCATTCCCAAGCAGGTCATCGACAGCCTTGAAGGGGTGGAATTCCTCCGCAAAATAGGCGCTTCCCTGCCCCCCAGCATGGAAGACCGCGTGGTGGACATTGACCTGCGCGGCACCTTTGACATGAAAATCGTCCGCGGCCTCACCTCCGCGGAAACGGAACACGTGCTCTGCGAAGTAAGCGCCAGGGACGCTTCCGGCTACCGCACGGAAAAACTCGGCAAGGACGGCTGGGACGTATCCCATCAGGAGCCCATGAAGAACAAAGTTCTGCTGCGTTTCATCCGGGAGCACCTTTATCCCATTCCCGGCCTGCTGGAAGAAATGGGCTTTTCCTACGATCCCCAGGTGGGCGCGTTCAAGGCCCGCGTCACCCGCCAGTTCCCCGAAAAATTCGCGGAATGGGCCAAGCAGCTTCCGGAAGAGCTGACCGTCAATATGGACGACAAGCTCAAGACGCTGCTGGCGGATCCGGTGGCCGCCGCCGTGCGGTTTGAAGTAGTCAACCAGGAAATCGACTGGTTTGACCTGCGCATCGTCATTGATGTGGAAGGCGTCCAGCTCTCCAAGGAACAAATCCGCGCCCTGGTCGCCGCCAGAGGCGGTTACGTCCGCATGGACGACGGAGGATGGATGCGCCTGGAAATTAAGCTGGACAACGACCAGCGCGACGCCGTTACCCGCCTGGGCCTGGATCCCTTCGATCTTTCCGGAGAAACCCACCGCATGCATGCCATGCAGCTGGCGGACCCGAAAGCCGCGGAAGTATTCGACCCGAAGGCATGGAAACGCATCAAAGACCGTACCGCGGAAATCCAGATCGACGTCAAGCCGGACGTTCCCTCCCAGCTCCAGGCCACCCTGCGCCCGTATCAGGTGGAAGGGTTCCACTTCCTGGCTTACCTTGCCACGAACGGGTTCGGCGGCATTCTGGCGGACGACATGGGCCTGGGTAAAACAATCCAGTCCATCACTTACGTCCTCTGGCTGCGTGAAGAATTCGCCCGCAAAAACAAATCCAAGAAAAAAGCCGTCATTCCTCCGGTTCTTATCGTTTGCCCCAAATCCGTGCTGGACGTCTGGGCGGGAGAAACGGAAAAATTTGCGCCAGGCGTGCGCGTCCTCGTCATCCGCAGCAAGGACCAGGCCAATCTGGAAGACATCAAGAAGAACTACGACATGGTCGTGGTCAACTACGCCCAGCTCCGCGTCTGCGGGGAAACCCTGAACCAGATCAAATGGCTTACGGTCATTCTGGACGAAGGCCAGCAGATCAAAAACCCGGATTCCAAGGCAGCCAAGGCGGCGCGGGAAATCGTTTCCTACAACCGTCTCGTTCTTTCCGGCACCCCCATTGAAAACCGCCTGCTGGACATGTGGTCCCTCATGGCCTTCTCCATGCCCGGCGTCCTCGGTTCCCGCTCCTACTTCAAGAAGCGCTTTGACAAGCGCAAGGACCCGCAAAGCCAGAACCGCCTGGCCGCGCGCCTGAAACCCTTCCTGCTGCGCCGCACCAAATCCCAGGTGGCAAAAGACCTGCCTCCCAGGACGGAAGAAGAAGTATACGCCAAAATGGAAGGCATCCAGAGCCAGTTGTACAAGGCGGAACTCCGCCGCATTCAGCAGGCCCTGCTCGGCCTGGATTCGGATGAATCCGTCAAAAAGAACAGCTTCGCCATTTTGCAGGGCCTGATGCGCCTGCGCCAGATCTGTTGCCACCCCGGCCTGGTGGATCCCAAATACGCCAAGGAAGACAGCGCCAAAATGACGGCCCTCTTCTATCTGCTGGACCAGCTCCGGGAAGAAGGACACAAGGTGCTCGTCTTCTCCCAGTTCGTCTCCATGCTGGAAATCATCAAGAACAGGCTGGAAGCGGAAAACAGGCCGCTTAACTACCTCACCGGCCAGACCAAGGACCGCCGCGGAGAAATTGAAAAATTCCAGACGACCAAGGATCCCTCCGTCTTCCTGCTTTCCCTGAAAGCCGGCGGCGCCGGCCTCAACCTTACTTCCGCCTCCTATGTCGTCCTGTATGACCCGTGGTGGAACCCGGCCGTAGAAAGCCAGGCCATCGACCGTACGCACCGCATCGGCCAGAAAAACAAGGTGATTGCCTACCGCCTCCTGACGAAGGATTCCGTGGAAGAAAAAATCCGCATTCTCCAGCATCAGAAGAACCAGCTCGTCGCCAACGTGCTGGGAGATGAAGGCTTTACCTCCAGCCTGGGCATTGACGACCTGAACTTCATCCTCAACCACGGGGATGATGAAGAAGGTTAA
- a CDS encoding Lrp/AsnC family transcriptional regulator produces MTEEAVRAQREQWEQEGVILGYQAVVNEEYEHDSKVAAFIEVKMTPERDGGFDRLAMRISRFDEVSSCYLASGGFDLLVLVEGKSMREIARFVAEKLSTQEGVLSTSTHFHLKTYKKKRLCVRRSRADRTPGRRSVILCRYERNHYELAE; encoded by the coding sequence ATGACTGAAGAAGCCGTGCGGGCCCAGCGGGAGCAGTGGGAGCAGGAAGGCGTTATCCTCGGATACCAGGCTGTAGTGAATGAGGAATATGAACACGACAGCAAGGTGGCTGCTTTCATTGAAGTGAAAATGACGCCTGAACGCGACGGCGGTTTTGACCGCCTGGCGATGCGCATCTCACGGTTTGACGAAGTGTCCTCCTGTTATCTGGCAAGCGGAGGTTTTGACCTGCTGGTGCTGGTGGAAGGAAAAAGCATGCGGGAGATTGCCCGGTTTGTGGCGGAAAAACTTTCTACGCAGGAAGGGGTGTTGTCCACTTCCACACACTTTCATCTGAAAACCTACAAGAAAAAACGGTTGTGTGTTCGAAGATCCCGTGCAGACCGAACGCCTGGCCGTCGCTCCGTAATCCTCTGCCGTTACGAAAGGAATCATTATGAACTGGCAGAATAA
- a CDS encoding aminotransferase class I/II-fold pyridoxal phosphate-dependent enzyme — translation MNWQNKIAEQVSSIPRSGIREFFDLVTGRTDIISLGVGEPDFVTPWNIREAAIYSLEKGHTSYTSNYGLESLRRSIVKYVDGFFHVNYDPLREVLVTVGVSEAIDLALRAILNPGDEVLYHEPCYVSYAPSVNMAYGVATAVPTSKRDLFALNPEVLEAAITPRTKVLMLNFPTNPTGAVAPVETLQEIARICIKHDLMVLTDEIYSELRYDGKPHVSIASLPGMKERTLLLHGFSKAFAMTGFRLGYACGPEPLISAMMKIHQYSMLCAPITSQEAAIEALENGTSAMLKMRESYRQRRDYLVKRLNEIGMDCHLPGGAFYVFPDISKFGLTSKEFATRLLMEKQVAAVPGTAFGASGEGFLRCCYATAFDQIKEACNRMEHFVKTLS, via the coding sequence ATGAACTGGCAGAATAAAATAGCGGAGCAGGTAAGCTCCATACCCCGTTCCGGCATCCGGGAATTCTTTGACCTGGTTACGGGGCGGACGGATATTATTTCCCTGGGCGTAGGGGAGCCGGACTTCGTGACGCCGTGGAACATACGGGAAGCGGCTATTTACTCCCTGGAAAAGGGTCATACCTCCTATACATCCAATTACGGGTTGGAATCCCTGCGCCGTTCCATCGTCAAATACGTGGACGGATTTTTCCACGTCAACTACGATCCCCTGCGGGAAGTGCTGGTGACCGTAGGCGTAAGCGAGGCCATAGATCTCGCTCTCCGTGCCATTCTGAATCCGGGGGACGAGGTTCTTTACCACGAACCCTGTTATGTTTCCTATGCTCCCAGCGTCAATATGGCCTACGGCGTGGCTACCGCCGTTCCTACGAGCAAGAGGGATCTTTTCGCCCTTAACCCGGAGGTGTTGGAAGCGGCCATTACTCCGCGGACCAAAGTGCTGATGCTCAACTTCCCGACTAATCCTACCGGAGCGGTGGCCCCGGTGGAAACCCTTCAGGAAATTGCCCGCATCTGCATCAAGCACGATCTCATGGTGCTGACGGATGAAATTTACAGCGAACTGCGTTATGACGGCAAGCCGCATGTTTCCATAGCTTCTCTGCCGGGGATGAAGGAACGCACGCTTCTGCTGCACGGCTTCTCCAAGGCATTCGCCATGACGGGGTTCCGCCTGGGTTATGCCTGCGGTCCGGAGCCGCTCATTTCCGCCATGATGAAAATTCATCAGTATTCCATGCTCTGCGCCCCCATTACTTCCCAGGAGGCGGCCATTGAAGCGTTGGAAAACGGGACATCCGCCATGTTGAAAATGCGGGAAAGCTACCGACAGCGCCGGGATTATCTGGTGAAGCGCCTTAATGAGATCGGCATGGACTGCCACCTGCCTGGCGGTGCGTTCTATGTCTTCCCGGACATTTCCAAATTTGGCTTGACCAGCAAGGAGTTTGCCACCCGGCTGCTGATGGAGAAGCAGGTGGCCGCCGTGCCGGGGACCGCCTTCGGCGCGAGCGGAGAAGGCTTCCTGCGCTGTTGTTATGCGACCGCCTTTGACCAGATCAAGGAGGCCTGCAACCGCATGGAGCATTTTGTGAAAACTCTTTCCTGA
- a CDS encoding CPBP family glutamic-type intramembrane protease produces MNSVTEALKTKAYVAPFAVFMGFTLVWQFGAPFLEWDHPAAPWWRRAPEQWLYPVQAIVCFALVFRWKKAIDWDWRWKPAAWGILFGVLGILCWLAPTMIADRLPGGADAWFGHPSWPWYRYLLGIDARPEGFDPGIVFLTDSWSWLAALVLRFFRAVVVVALVEELFWRGYLMRLMVNPDHPWKVPFGAHSWKAYWVTTLCFMAVHQPVDYCGAFVYGSLAYLLAVWRKNLCAVIVMHAAANALLGWAALAWGKYGLW; encoded by the coding sequence ATGAACTCCGTGACGGAGGCGCTGAAAACAAAGGCGTATGTGGCGCCGTTTGCAGTATTCATGGGCTTTACCCTGGTATGGCAGTTTGGCGCCCCGTTTCTGGAATGGGACCACCCGGCTGCACCCTGGTGGAGAAGGGCGCCGGAACAATGGCTGTACCCCGTTCAGGCGATCGTTTGTTTTGCCCTGGTTTTCCGGTGGAAAAAAGCCATTGATTGGGATTGGCGGTGGAAGCCCGCTGCCTGGGGAATTCTGTTCGGCGTGCTGGGTATCCTGTGCTGGCTGGCCCCGACCATGATAGCGGACCGCCTGCCCGGAGGCGCGGACGCCTGGTTTGGTCATCCCTCCTGGCCCTGGTACCGGTATCTGCTGGGAATTGACGCGCGTCCGGAGGGGTTTGATCCGGGCATCGTCTTCCTTACGGATTCCTGGAGCTGGCTGGCGGCCCTGGTGCTGCGTTTCTTCCGTGCCGTGGTTGTGGTGGCTCTGGTGGAGGAACTTTTCTGGCGCGGCTATCTGATGCGTTTGATGGTGAATCCGGACCATCCTTGGAAGGTGCCATTCGGCGCTCATAGCTGGAAGGCATACTGGGTGACTACCCTCTGTTTCATGGCGGTGCACCAGCCCGTGGACTACTGCGGCGCGTTCGTTTACGGTTCCCTGGCATATCTGCTTGCCGTCTGGCGGAAAAATCTGTGCGCCGTGATCGTGATGCATGCGGCGGCGAATGCGCTGCTGGGCTGGGCCGCTCTGGCATGGGGCAAATACGGATTATGGTGA
- a CDS encoding YdcF family protein, with protein MTPEEAIEILWDYHHVKQVLHPAELIFILGSNDIRVAEYAAELYARKLAPLLLFSGGMGRFTGEWAVPEAELFAEAAMKKGVPGDCILIENKSTNTGENVRFSRAVLEKAGIPEPSSLIALQKPYMERRTLATLQAQWPEARVAVSSPPFTFREYLTGELPQELVVSAMVGDFQRILEYPKQGFSTEQPVTPEAMAAFRTLVEAGYGSQLLKGVPLPWNS; from the coding sequence ATGACTCCAGAGGAAGCCATAGAAATTTTGTGGGACTACCATCACGTGAAGCAGGTGCTGCATCCGGCGGAACTCATTTTCATTCTTGGCAGCAATGACATAAGGGTGGCGGAATATGCGGCGGAACTTTATGCCCGGAAGCTGGCTCCCCTGTTGCTCTTTTCCGGCGGGATGGGGCGTTTTACGGGGGAATGGGCTGTACCGGAAGCGGAACTTTTCGCAGAGGCGGCCATGAAGAAGGGCGTGCCGGGGGATTGCATCCTCATTGAAAACAAATCCACCAACACGGGAGAAAATGTCCGCTTTTCCCGCGCTGTCCTGGAAAAAGCCGGCATTCCGGAACCATCCAGCCTCATTGCCCTGCAAAAGCCCTATATGGAACGGCGAACGCTGGCTACGCTCCAGGCCCAGTGGCCGGAAGCGCGGGTGGCGGTCAGCTCCCCTCCCTTCACGTTCAGGGAATACCTGACCGGGGAACTGCCGCAGGAGCTGGTAGTCTCCGCCATGGTGGGGGACTTTCAAAGGATACTGGAATATCCTAAACAGGGATTTTCCACGGAACAGCCTGTGACTCCGGAGGCGATGGCGGCATTCCGCACGCTGGTGGAAGCGGGTTATGGCTCCCAGCTGCTCAAGGGGGTTCCCCTCCCCTGGAATTCTTGA